A part of Arachis hypogaea cultivar Tifrunner chromosome 12, arahy.Tifrunner.gnm2.J5K5, whole genome shotgun sequence genomic DNA contains:
- the LOC140176913 gene encoding protein FAR1-RELATED SEQUENCE 5-like has product MTDADKAQVDSMHRHGLPPSKIMGLIAGQAGGYEFAGFTKKDLDNYIERNLRSKIIEGDVNATLNYLHGKAEDAPMMIVRHSLTDDDKLEHLFWADDLSRFDYQYFGDVLAFDSTYRKNKYNRPLVIFSGTNHHRQTCIFGFGLLADEQTKSYKWLLDNFSEAMMNKHPSLVITDGDNAMKSAIEEIFPNATHRLCAWYLYKNAVSHIKDLEFREKFKKCLYGKFECDEFEEYWHDMVESFVDSRDSILALVQNLERALRDYINNEIVAEFKTINGEHVPTTGLHSLERHAASVYTREIFWEILEEIKSVAALDIVSSGSRSTTTEYKIIKYGRPDHEYIVLYDQDTQKMVCQCQRWDSYGIPCSHMFCVMKR; this is encoded by the exons ATGACAGATGCAGACAAGGCACAAGTGGATAGTATGCATAGACATGGCCTCCCACCTTCGAAGATCATGGGTCTTATTGCTGGACAAGCCGGTGGTTATGAATTTGCTGGTTTTACAAAAAAAGATTTGGATAACTATATTGAAAGAAATCTACGTTCAAAGATCATTGAAGGAGATGTAAATGCAACTCTTAATTATTTGCATGGAAAAGCAGAGGATGCACCTATGATGATTGTGAGACATAGTTTAACAGATGACGATAAATTGGAGCATTTATTCTGGGCGGATGATTTAAGTCGATTTGACTATCAATATTTTGGTGATGTTCTAGCATTTGATTCTACCTACAGAAAAAATAAGTATAATAGGCCGCTAGTTATCTTTTCAGGCACAAACCATCATCGCCAAACTTGTATTTTTGGCTTCGGTTTGCTAGCAGATGAACAAACAAAATCATACAAGTGGTTACTAGATAACTTTTCAGAGGCGATGATGAATAAGCATCCGAGTCTTGTCATAACAGATGGTGATAATGCCATGAAGAGTGCAATTGAAGAAATTTTTCCAAATGCTACCCATAGATTGTGTGCTTGGTATCTGTATAAAAATGCAGTATCTCATATCAAGGACCTAGAATTTCGTGAGAAATTTAAGAAATGCTTGTATGGCAAATTTGAATGTGATGAATTTGAAGAGTATTGGCATGACATGGTTGAAAG CTTTGTTGACTCGAGGGATAGTATACTTGCATTGGTGCAAAACCTAGAACGCGCTTTAAGGGACTACATAAATAATGAGATTGTTGCtgaattcaaaacaataaatggAGAACATGTGCCCACAACAGGTTTACATTCTCTTGAGCGTCATGCTGCATCAGTGTATACTAGGGAGATATTTTGGGAAATATTAGAAGAGATTAAAAGTGTGGCAGCTTTGGATATTGTGTCGTCTGGTAGTCGTTCAACAACTACAGAGTACAAGATCATCAAGTATGGAAGACCTGATCATGAGTACATTGTTTTATATGATCAAGATACTCAAAAAATGGTGTGTCAATGTCAAAGATGGGATAGTTATGGTATTCCATGTTCTCATATGTTTTGTGTGATGAAACGGTAG